In Candidatus Thermoplasmatota archaeon, the genomic window TTGCATTCATGCTTGATGACGTTTCTTTTTGTCATTTAGGAGATTTAGGGCATGCGCTTAATGAAGAGCAGGCAAAGGCGCTGGGAGCGATTGACATTGTTTTTATACCTGTAGGCGGAACGTTTACAATAAATGGTAAAGAGTCATGGGAAGTTGTTAAAGTGGTGAGGCCAAAAGTAATAGTCCCAATGCATTATAAAATTGCAGGGCTTTCTCTGCCTATCGCAGCTTTGGACGATTTTTTAGAAAAGCGTCCTGACGATGTTGGTGTGAGCAGAGTAGGAAACGAGATTGAATTTGAAAAAGAAGACCTTCCTGAAAAAACTGAGATTTGGGTTTTCACTTTATGAAAAAATAAGGTATTATTGAGCTGAACTTTACCATGAGTTTAGGATTTAGTAATAATAGCTTAAAAATTTGCTTTAGTGCTGGATACCAAGGCTCTTCTTCACCTGCTATTTCTAATTTTCCAATTCTGCCTATAAGCTCGTCAAGCTCTTCGTACGAAAGTTTAAGAACTAGCTCTTGCAATTTCTTAAATGCTGGAAACCACCTACCAATATCATTGTTCCAAATTTTTTCGTATTTTAATAAAAAATTTTGAGAATAATCTTTATTTGCAATTGCTTCTACCGCAACTGTACCTGCTGCAAGCGCTGCTTTAATTGCAAATACCATTCCTCCGCCAGTCAAAGGATTCACTTGTCTAGCAGCATCGCCTACAATCATTAATCCATTATCGACAAGCTTTTCAGAAGCGCCGCCCAAAGGAACAATTCCTGCATTGACCTCAATTATGCTGCCATTGCACAATCTTTTATCATTTTCAATAAATTCGTTTAAATATTTTAAAGCGCGATTACCAAATTTGCTGCTAACGCCTAGACCTACATTTGCAAATTTCTTACCTTTAGGCAAAATCCAAGTATATCCTCCTGGAGCGCAAGCGCCAAGATAGATTTCTGCTATTCTTTCGTCTATCTCTATATTTGCAAGCTGGAACTGTACGCAGCTAGCAAAATTCTCAATTGCCCTGTAAACATCTATACCTGCTGACCTTGCCATACTAGAGTTAGGACCGTCACATGCAATAACAATCTTTGAAGCGAGCTCGTACTCAGCTCCTAAGTGATTTACAACCACGCCTACTACAAAATTATTTTCTTTTAATATCCTAACCGCGCGTGCCTTTGTAATTATTTTAGCGCCTTTATTAGCAACTTGTATTGCTAACCTCTTTTCCAAATTTTTGCGTTCTACCATAACTAAAGGTGAGCTGGCGCTTTCTGCAACAGTTATCTCAGCAAGCTTTCGATTTGGCGAATATATTCTAACGCCCCTAGGCTCGTTTACCACAATTCCTTCATTATCAAGTTCTAATTTGTCTAACAGATAGCGATGAAACACTTCACCACACTGTACCGGTGTGCCTATTGAGGGATGCTCTTCTATTATAAGTGTTTTAGCGCCCAGTTCTGCTGTTAATTTGGCAGCCGCTAATCCTGCAGGTCCTGCACCTACTACTATAATATCATATTCGGCTTTGTTAGCAAGCATAGTTTTTGAATCGCATTAGGTAGATAAAAAGCTCTCTTAGCGAAATATTTATAGTGGCAATATAATTATATTTTGAGATGGGCAAGGAAGAAGATTTCGAACGGCTCTGGAACAATGACAAGATAAAAGGATTAAAATTCAGGAATTGGATCCAGCAAAAAGTTAGAGCTCGCGGCTACGAATCTACAAAAGAAAACTGTAAACTTTATTGGCTTGGTAAACTAAAATAATAAAATGTTAGCTGAATATTTTAAACTTGTCAGGTCTTTTAATTTAGCGCTTACAGCTATTGCCCCCGTGCTGGGAGCACTTGCTATGGCTCCGGAAAACATTTGCTGCCTAGCTCTTTTTGTGTTGTTCTTAATAGGCGCTTGCTCGCATGTCTATGGGTTTGTACTTAACGATTATTTAGATGTTAGAGTTGACAAGCTAACGAGAGAGCTGAAAGACAGACCGTTGGTTAGTGGGACAATAAAAAAATCAGCATCTTTAAAATTAGCGTTTTCGGCACTACTACTCAGTTGGATACTAACCTTGTTCTTCTATCAGAATCTTACTCAATGGCTTAAATTGCTCCTCCTCCTAATAATTGCAGATTCGTTAGCTACCACCTATAATTTTACAAGTAAAAAATTACCTGCCATGGATTTTTCTGTTGCATGCGCTGTCTACTTTCTAATTATTTTCGGCTCTGCAACAGTCTCTTTTAATTTAACCGCGCTCGCTGTTATTGTTGCGCTAATTGGATTTGCTCAAGTACTTTATATGAATATGATTAATGGGGGACTAAAAGATATAGATCATGATTGGCTCGCAAATGCAAAAACCGTAGCTGTTAAACTCGGTACGAGAGTTATTGGCAATAACTTAAAAATTCCAAGCGGTTTAAAGGCATGCGCTTACTCCATTATAACTTTTCACGCAGTTCTAATATTTTCGCCTTTCGCTATCGCTAATCTAAATTTCTGTTACTGGCAAATTGCCGTCTTGACAGTATTTTTGTTACTTGAAATTTATTTCGCTTCTAAACTGCTTTTTATGAAAAAATTCAATCGTCAAGTTATTCGTAAGAACATAGGCTTAGAGGTAATATTCATGTATGCGCTTGCACCTTTAGTGCTAAGCTCAATTAATGTTTACATAAGCTTGCTGGCATTGGTGCCGCCTTCGGGATTTGTTATCTCTAACTTAGTGCTTCACAAGAGTGCACTGAAGCCAAAAACTATGTGAAAAATAATAATGGAGAATACTGTTATAACAATAATTCTCTGCAGTACACTTGTGCTTATTGCCTACTGGCGAAGAGTTTTTGATGCCTATGGATGCTTAGCAGCTTTTTTTATAGGCCTTGCAATAGGTATTTTAGGCTCCTTGCTCTGGCTACTAATGTTACTTATATTCTTGATTTCTAGTTTTTTAGCGACTAAATTTAAATTTGAATATAAGAAAAGCAGAGGTCTTCAGGAAGGTATTAGAGGAGAAAGACACATAGGAAACGTGCTAACAAACGGCGGTGTACCTGTAATTATTGCATTCTTGAAATATTTCTGGCGCTTGAATGAGACTATCGCTGCAATAATGTTTATTACGGCAATTGCAGTTGCAGCTGCCGATACCTTGGCTTCAGAAATTGGTGTTCTCTCCGATAAAACCTATCTTATTATAAATTTGAAGAAGCGTGTAGCTCCTGGGACTAACGGCGGAGTCTCTTTGATAGGCACTTCTGCAGCATTATTTGCATCTTTATATGTAGCAGTTATCGGCTGCATTTTATGCAGTATTTTTAATATAGAACTTTTTATAATACCTTTATTATTAGGATTCTTAGGCTGCAATATTGATTCTTTACTTGGCGCTACTTTAGAAAAGAAAGTTATTACGAAAGGAATGGTAAACTATATCTCTATAGCAATCTCTACAATTATAGCAGTGCTATGGACAAAATTATTATTTTAATAATGGACGGCGCTAGCGATAGAATTGGTAAACAAAAAACGCCTTTGCAGTTAGCGCATAAGCCAAATATAGATAGCTTAGCAAGAAATGGCACAACAGGCACAATTGATATTATTGCTCCTGGTATAAGGCCGGGTAGCGACACAGCGCATTTAGCGCTACTAGGTTATGACCCTTTTGAGGTATATACGGGAAGGGGAGCATTTGAAGCTGCAGGAGCTGGCATTGAGCTAAAACATGGCGACGTGGCTTTTAGATGTAATTTTGCAACTGTAGACGATAATTTCAGAGTTATAGATAGAAGAGCTGGTAGAATTAAAGAATCGTTTGAGCTTGGAAATGCACTAAATAATCTTAAAATTGATGATGTGAAAATAATATT contains:
- a CDS encoding DUF92 domain-containing protein, with the protein product MENTVITIILCSTLVLIAYWRRVFDAYGCLAAFFIGLAIGILGSLLWLLMLLIFLISSFLATKFKFEYKKSRGLQEGIRGERHIGNVLTNGGVPVIIAFLKYFWRLNETIAAIMFITAIAVAAADTLASEIGVLSDKTYLIINLKKRVAPGTNGGVSLIGTSAALFASLYVAVIGCILCSIFNIELFIIPLLLGFLGCNIDSLLGATLEKKVITKGMVNYISIAISTIIAVLWTKLLF
- a CDS encoding NAD(P)/FAD-dependent oxidoreductase → MLANKAEYDIIVVGAGPAGLAAAKLTAELGAKTLIIEEHPSIGTPVQCGEVFHRYLLDKLELDNEGIVVNEPRGVRIYSPNRKLAEITVAESASSPLVMVERKNLEKRLAIQVANKGAKIITKARAVRILKENNFVVGVVVNHLGAEYELASKIVIACDGPNSSMARSAGIDVYRAIENFASCVQFQLANIEIDERIAEIYLGACAPGGYTWILPKGKKFANVGLGVSSKFGNRALKYLNEFIENDKRLCNGSIIEVNAGIVPLGGASEKLVDNGLMIVGDAARQVNPLTGGGMVFAIKAALAAGTVAVEAIANKDYSQNFLLKYEKIWNNDIGRWFPAFKKLQELVLKLSYEELDELIGRIGKLEIAGEEEPWYPALKQIFKLLLLNPKLMVKFSSIIPYFFIK
- a CDS encoding MBL fold metallo-hydrolase — translated: MKIRWHGHACFEISNELTIVTDPHDGKSIGIKPPAVKGDIVLVSHDHYDHNCVRVVKGDKVEIVKESGIKKIKNVTIKGIRTYHDSEQGSKRGDNIIFAFMLDDVSFCHLGDLGHALNEEQAKALGAIDIVFIPVGGTFTINGKESWEVVKVVRPKVIVPMHYKIAGLSLPIAALDDFLEKRPDDVGVSRVGNEIEFEKEDLPEKTEIWVFTL
- a CDS encoding UbiA family prenyltransferase; the encoded protein is MLAEYFKLVRSFNLALTAIAPVLGALAMAPENICCLALFVLFLIGACSHVYGFVLNDYLDVRVDKLTRELKDRPLVSGTIKKSASLKLAFSALLLSWILTLFFYQNLTQWLKLLLLLIIADSLATTYNFTSKKLPAMDFSVACAVYFLIIFGSATVSFNLTALAVIVALIGFAQVLYMNMINGGLKDIDHDWLANAKTVAVKLGTRVIGNNLKIPSGLKACAYSIITFHAVLIFSPFAIANLNFCYWQIAVLTVFLLLEIYFASKLLFMKKFNRQVIRKNIGLEVIFMYALAPLVLSSINVYISLLALVPPSGFVISNLVLHKSALKPKTM